The Terracoccus luteus genome includes a region encoding these proteins:
- a CDS encoding peptidase C39 family protein gives MSERHVTLTVWEDELDWLPAEPVEHTDAWVEGAGPVRWSARRWESPVVDSTFEALELVPSWNAQTPAGTWLLVEGRVLQASGWSPWLTFARWTDAGVDPDHGGGAMVRTTVKDQPVEGGRMAHDAFVADPASPFSAWQVRLTALSERDHGPWPTVSLVAACVSAVTVGADEPTSRPGVARGVEIAVPPHSQRLHVDTFAHWDEGGQSWCSPTSTTMLLEHWGHAPTADETAWVGDRPDPAVVHAVSRVYDAAFAGAGNWAFNAAYAATRGLRAYVTRLRDLTEVEAFVAAGVPVVVSVAFEPEQLDGAGYGTSGHLLTVVGFTPEGDVVSNDPNSHRIPSNDEVRTVYRRDQFERVWLGTNGGMTYVMHPADHPLPPPPAEANWA, from the coding sequence GTGAGCGAGCGACACGTGACCCTGACCGTCTGGGAGGACGAGTTGGACTGGCTCCCGGCCGAACCCGTCGAGCACACCGACGCCTGGGTCGAGGGGGCCGGGCCGGTGCGCTGGTCGGCGAGGCGCTGGGAGTCGCCGGTCGTCGATAGCACGTTCGAGGCGCTCGAGCTCGTCCCGTCGTGGAACGCGCAGACCCCGGCCGGCACGTGGCTACTCGTCGAGGGGCGCGTGCTTCAGGCGTCGGGGTGGAGCCCGTGGCTGACCTTCGCCCGCTGGACCGACGCCGGGGTCGACCCCGACCACGGTGGGGGAGCGATGGTGCGCACGACCGTCAAGGACCAGCCGGTCGAGGGCGGGCGCATGGCCCACGACGCCTTCGTCGCCGACCCCGCGTCACCCTTCTCGGCGTGGCAGGTGCGGCTGACGGCCCTGTCCGAGCGTGACCACGGGCCGTGGCCGACGGTGTCGCTCGTGGCCGCCTGCGTATCGGCCGTCACCGTCGGGGCCGACGAGCCGACCAGCCGACCCGGTGTCGCGCGCGGTGTCGAGATCGCCGTCCCCCCGCACTCGCAGCGGCTGCACGTCGACACCTTCGCCCACTGGGACGAGGGCGGTCAGTCGTGGTGCTCCCCGACGTCGACGACGATGCTGCTCGAGCACTGGGGGCACGCCCCGACCGCGGACGAGACGGCGTGGGTGGGCGACCGCCCGGACCCGGCCGTCGTGCACGCCGTGAGCCGGGTCTACGACGCGGCCTTCGCCGGGGCCGGCAACTGGGCCTTCAACGCCGCCTACGCCGCGACGAGGGGCCTGCGGGCCTACGTCACCCGCCTGCGCGACCTCACCGAGGTCGAGGCGTTCGTCGCCGCCGGGGTGCCCGTCGTCGTGTCGGTCGCCTTCGAGCCGGAGCAGCTCGACGGCGCCGGCTACGGCACCTCGGGCCACCTGCTGACCGTCGTCGGGTTCACGCCCGAGGGTGACGTCGTCTCCAACGACCCCAACAGCCACCGGATCCCGAGCAACGACGAGGTGCGCACGGTCTACCGCCGCGACCAGTTCGAGCGCGTCTGGCTCGGCACCAACGGCGGGATGACCTACGTCATGCACCCGGCCGACCACCCCCTGCCGCCGCCGCCGGCCGAGGCCAACTGGGCCTGA
- the dxs gene encoding 1-deoxy-D-xylulose-5-phosphate synthase, protein MSLLETITSPARLKAMEPSRLPALAEEIRTFLVTEVSKTGGHLGPNLGVVELTIALHRVFDSPRDVIVFDTGHQSYVHKLLTGRQDFSKLKKQGGLSGYPSRAESDHDVVENSHASTSLSWADGIAKGRRLKGERDRHTVAVIGDGALTGGMAWEAINNIAVDKDLPLVIVVNDNERSYAPTIGGLAEHLATLRTTRSYERVLDWGKQTLSRTPVVGGAMFETLHGVKKGIKDIVAPQGMFEDLGLKYVGPVDGHDIETLERTLAKAREFGGPVIVHVLTQKGRGYQPAIDDAADQFHSVGKINPETGLPFEVGGRIWTDEFNAEMVAIGDERPDVVAITAAMLIPVGLDGFAAAHPDRVFDVGIAEQHAVTMASGLAYAGLHPVVAVYATFLNRAFDQLLMDCALHRAGVTFVLDRAGLTGSDGASHNGMWDMSLTSMVPGLRLAAPRDGEQVRAQLREAVEVDDGPTVLRFPKGDVADPLLAVRRHGDVDVLFENEGEAVDLLVVGVGAFAGLATDAGEKIAAHGRTVRVVDPRWVLPVSDDVVDLARAASAVAVVEDNLVSGGVGAAVTLALSQAGVQVPVHTYGIPKRFLDHMSRGQLLEQLGLTADQLVTDLESRL, encoded by the coding sequence GTGAGCCTGCTCGAGACGATCACGAGCCCAGCGCGGCTCAAGGCGATGGAGCCGAGCCGGCTTCCCGCGTTGGCCGAGGAGATCCGCACGTTCCTCGTCACGGAGGTGTCGAAGACCGGTGGGCACCTCGGGCCCAACCTCGGGGTCGTCGAGCTGACGATCGCGCTGCACCGGGTGTTCGACTCCCCGCGCGACGTCATCGTCTTCGACACCGGTCACCAGTCGTACGTGCACAAGCTGCTCACCGGGCGGCAGGACTTCTCCAAGCTGAAGAAGCAGGGCGGGCTGTCGGGGTACCCGAGCCGCGCCGAGAGCGACCACGACGTCGTCGAGAACTCGCACGCCTCGACCTCACTGTCGTGGGCCGACGGCATCGCCAAGGGGCGCCGGCTGAAGGGCGAGCGCGACCGGCACACCGTCGCCGTCATCGGCGACGGCGCGCTCACCGGCGGCATGGCGTGGGAGGCGATCAACAACATCGCCGTCGACAAGGACCTCCCGCTCGTCATCGTCGTCAACGACAACGAGCGCAGCTACGCCCCGACGATCGGTGGTCTCGCCGAGCACCTCGCGACGCTGCGCACGACGCGCAGCTACGAGCGCGTGCTCGACTGGGGCAAGCAGACGCTCTCGCGCACGCCCGTCGTCGGCGGGGCGATGTTCGAGACGCTGCACGGCGTCAAGAAGGGGATCAAGGACATCGTCGCCCCGCAGGGCATGTTCGAGGACCTCGGCCTCAAGTACGTCGGGCCGGTCGACGGTCACGACATCGAGACGCTCGAGCGCACCCTGGCCAAGGCCCGCGAGTTCGGCGGGCCCGTCATCGTGCACGTGCTGACCCAGAAGGGCCGCGGCTACCAGCCGGCCATCGACGACGCCGCCGACCAGTTCCACAGCGTCGGCAAGATCAACCCCGAGACAGGGCTGCCGTTCGAGGTCGGCGGCCGCATCTGGACCGACGAGTTCAACGCCGAGATGGTCGCCATCGGTGACGAGCGCCCCGATGTCGTCGCTATCACCGCGGCGATGCTCATCCCGGTCGGGCTCGACGGGTTCGCCGCCGCCCACCCCGACCGCGTCTTCGACGTCGGCATCGCCGAGCAGCACGCCGTGACGATGGCATCAGGCCTGGCCTACGCCGGCCTGCACCCGGTCGTCGCGGTGTACGCGACGTTCCTCAACCGCGCCTTTGACCAGCTGCTCATGGACTGCGCCCTGCACCGCGCCGGTGTGACGTTCGTGCTCGACCGGGCGGGCCTGACCGGCAGCGACGGTGCGTCGCACAACGGCATGTGGGACATGTCCCTGACCTCGATGGTGCCGGGGCTGCGGCTCGCGGCGCCGCGTGACGGCGAGCAGGTGCGCGCCCAGCTGCGTGAGGCCGTCGAGGTCGACGACGGCCCGACCGTGCTGCGCTTCCCCAAGGGCGACGTCGCCGACCCGCTGCTCGCGGTGCGCCGTCACGGCGACGTCGACGTCCTCTTCGAGAACGAGGGCGAGGCCGTCGACCTGCTCGTCGTGGGGGTCGGTGCCTTCGCCGGTCTCGCCACGGATGCCGGTGAGAAGATCGCCGCGCACGGTCGCACCGTCCGCGTCGTCGACCCCCGGTGGGTGCTGCCGGTCAGCGACGACGTCGTCGACCTCGCGCGCGCGGCCTCTGCCGTGGCCGTCGTCGAGGACAACCTCGTCAGCGGCGGCGTCGGCGCGGCGGTGACCCTCGCGCTGTCGCAGGCGGGCGTGCAGGTGCCCGTGCACACGTACGGCATCCCGAAGCGGTTCCTCGACCACATGTCGCGCGGCCAGCTGCTCGAGCAGCTCGGCCTCACCGCCGACCAGCTCGTCACGGACCTCGAGTCCCGCCTCTGA
- the acnA gene encoding aconitate hydratase AcnA, translating into MGSVDSFKAKGTLEVQGRQYEIYRLAGIEGQENLPYSLKVLLENLLRTEDGANITADHIRALGGWDENAQPDTEIQFTPGRVIMQDFTGVPCVVDLATMREAVAGLGGDAARINPLAPAELVIDHSVIIDVFGRSDAFERNVEIEYERNRERYQFLRWGQTAFDDFKVVPPGTGIVHQVNIEHLARTVMVREIDGEQVAYPDTCVGTDSHTTMVNGLGVLGWGVGGIEAEAAMLGQPVSMLIPRVVGFKLSGSIPTAATATDVVLTITEMLRKHGVVGKFVEFYGEGVAQVPLANRATIGNMSPEFGSTCAIFPIDDVTLDYLRLTGRSDESVALVEAYAKEQGLWLTAGPDQPEARYSEYLELDLSTVVPSIAGPKRPQDRIALTDAKSSFRKVLPTYVAHDEGDAGTGSSFPASDPAPTDSTNEVNGGSKPSDSGDGSGRPSKKVTVTDSTGRSFEIDHGIVSIASITSCTNTSNPSVMMAAAMLAKNAVERGLSVAPWVKTSMAPGSKVVTGYYDKAGMWPYLEKLGFHLVGYGCTTCIGNSGPLNDEISQAINDNDLAVTSVLSGNRNFEGRINPDVKMNYLASPPLVIAYALAGTMDFDFETEALGQDEDGKDVFLRDLWPAPADVEATIARSIDQQMFTDDYADVFAGDERWQSLPTPEGATFDWADDSTYVRKPPYFDGMTMETTPVTDIDGARVLAKLGDSVTTDHISPAGAIKADSPAGRYLAEHGIERKDFNSYGSRRGNHEVMIRGTFANIRLKNQLLDGVEGGFTRDFTKDGEQTSIYDAAQSYAAAGTPLVILSGKEYGSGSSRDWAAKGTSLLGVRAVIAESYERIHRSNLIGMGVIPLQYPEGENAESLGLEGTETFSISGITALNEGTTPRTVHVTAVRTSGESVEFDAVVRIDTPGEADYYRNGGILQYVLRSLVNS; encoded by the coding sequence GTGGGCAGTGTGGACAGCTTCAAGGCCAAGGGGACCCTGGAGGTTCAGGGTCGCCAGTACGAGATCTACCGCCTGGCCGGCATCGAGGGGCAGGAGAACCTGCCGTACAGCCTGAAGGTGCTGCTCGAGAACCTGCTGCGCACCGAGGACGGCGCGAACATCACCGCCGACCACATCCGCGCCCTCGGCGGCTGGGACGAGAACGCCCAGCCCGACACCGAGATCCAGTTCACGCCGGGCCGCGTCATCATGCAGGACTTCACCGGCGTCCCCTGTGTCGTCGACCTCGCCACGATGCGTGAGGCCGTCGCCGGCCTCGGTGGCGACGCCGCCCGCATCAACCCGCTGGCGCCGGCCGAGCTCGTCATCGACCACTCCGTCATCATCGACGTCTTCGGCCGCTCGGACGCCTTCGAGCGCAACGTCGAGATCGAGTACGAGCGCAACCGCGAGCGCTACCAGTTCCTGCGCTGGGGCCAGACCGCCTTCGACGACTTCAAGGTCGTCCCCCCGGGCACCGGCATCGTCCACCAGGTCAACATCGAGCACCTGGCCCGCACGGTCATGGTCCGTGAGATCGACGGCGAGCAGGTCGCCTACCCCGACACGTGCGTCGGCACCGACTCGCACACGACGATGGTCAACGGCCTCGGCGTGCTCGGCTGGGGCGTCGGCGGCATCGAGGCCGAGGCGGCCATGCTCGGCCAGCCCGTCTCGATGCTCATCCCGCGCGTCGTCGGGTTCAAGCTGAGTGGCTCGATCCCCACCGCCGCCACCGCGACCGACGTCGTGCTGACCATCACCGAGATGCTGCGCAAGCACGGCGTCGTCGGCAAGTTCGTCGAGTTCTACGGCGAGGGCGTGGCCCAGGTGCCGCTCGCGAACCGCGCCACCATCGGCAACATGAGCCCCGAGTTCGGATCGACGTGCGCGATCTTCCCGATCGACGACGTCACGCTCGACTACCTGCGCCTCACCGGCCGCTCCGACGAGAGCGTCGCCCTCGTCGAGGCGTACGCCAAGGAGCAGGGTCTCTGGTTGACGGCAGGTCCCGACCAGCCCGAGGCCCGCTACAGCGAGTACCTCGAGCTCGACCTGTCGACGGTCGTGCCCTCGATCGCCGGCCCGAAGCGCCCGCAGGACCGCATCGCGCTCACCGACGCCAAGTCGAGCTTCCGCAAGGTGCTGCCGACCTACGTCGCGCACGACGAGGGCGACGCCGGCACCGGCAGCTCGTTCCCCGCCAGCGACCCCGCGCCGACCGACTCGACCAACGAGGTCAACGGCGGCAGCAAGCCGTCCGACAGCGGCGACGGCTCCGGCCGCCCGTCGAAGAAGGTCACCGTCACCGACAGCACCGGCCGCTCGTTCGAGATCGACCACGGCATCGTCTCGATCGCCTCGATCACGAGCTGCACCAACACCTCGAACCCGTCGGTCATGATGGCGGCCGCGATGCTGGCCAAGAACGCCGTCGAGCGTGGCCTGTCGGTCGCCCCCTGGGTCAAGACGTCGATGGCACCCGGCTCCAAGGTCGTGACGGGCTACTACGACAAGGCCGGCATGTGGCCCTACCTCGAGAAGCTCGGCTTCCACCTCGTCGGCTACGGCTGCACGACGTGCATCGGCAACTCGGGCCCGCTCAACGACGAGATCAGTCAGGCGATCAACGACAACGACCTCGCGGTCACGTCGGTGCTCTCGGGCAACCGCAACTTCGAGGGGCGCATCAACCCCGACGTGAAGATGAACTACCTCGCGAGCCCGCCGCTCGTCATCGCCTACGCCCTCGCCGGCACGATGGACTTCGACTTCGAGACCGAGGCCCTCGGTCAGGACGAGGACGGCAAGGACGTCTTCCTCCGCGACCTCTGGCCGGCCCCGGCCGACGTCGAGGCGACGATCGCGCGCAGCATCGACCAGCAGATGTTCACCGACGACTACGCCGACGTCTTCGCCGGCGACGAGCGGTGGCAGTCGCTGCCCACCCCCGAGGGCGCGACCTTCGACTGGGCCGACGACTCGACGTACGTGCGCAAGCCCCCGTACTTCGACGGCATGACGATGGAGACGACCCCGGTCACCGACATCGACGGTGCGCGGGTGCTGGCCAAGCTCGGTGACTCGGTCACGACCGACCACATCAGCCCGGCCGGCGCCATCAAGGCCGACAGCCCCGCCGGTCGCTACCTCGCCGAGCACGGCATCGAGCGCAAGGACTTCAACTCCTACGGCTCGCGTCGTGGCAACCACGAGGTGATGATCCGCGGCACCTTCGCGAACATCCGCCTGAAGAACCAGCTGCTCGACGGCGTCGAGGGTGGCTTCACCCGCGACTTCACGAAGGACGGCGAGCAGACGAGCATCTACGACGCGGCGCAGAGCTACGCCGCCGCCGGCACCCCGCTCGTCATCCTCTCGGGCAAGGAGTACGGCTCGGGCAGCTCGCGCGACTGGGCGGCCAAGGGCACCAGCCTGCTCGGCGTCCGCGCCGTCATCGCCGAGAGCTACGAGCGGATCCACCGCAGCAACCTCATCGGCATGGGTGTGATCCCGCTGCAGTACCCCGAGGGCGAGAACGCGGAGTCGCTCGGCCTCGAGGGCACGGAGACGTTCTCGATCAGCGGCATCACCGCGCTCAACGAGGGCACGACGCCGCGCACCGTCCACGTGACGGCCGTCAGGACGTCGGGCGAGAGCGTCGAGTTCGACGCCGTCGTGCGCATCGACACCCCCGGCGAGGCCGACTACTACCGCAACGGCGGCATCCTGCAGTACGTCCTGCGGTCGCTCGTCAACAGCTGA
- a CDS encoding helix-turn-helix domain-containing protein, with translation MTQTYLTRIGGLIRDARRHKGMTQNDLAELLATSQSAVARIEQGRQNLSLDMLAKIGDALDSEFVSLGHSGPQHLRIVGGQRLSGSIDVKTSKNAAVALLCASLLNRGRTTLRNLARIEEVNRILEVLGSLGVKTRWLPDSSDLEITPPARLDLDSIDVAAARRTRTVIMFLGPLLHDYDAFELPYAGGCDLGTRTVEPHLSALRAFGLEVTATHGFYEARSDRSVNPQRAIVLTERGDTVTENVLMAAARYEGTTVIRNASPNYMVQDLCFFLEKLGVRIDGIGTTTLTVHGKGVIDIDVEYSPSEDPIEAMSLLAAAVVTDSEITIRRVPIEFIEIELSTLDGMGMKYRLSDEYVSANGKTRLVDLTTISGPLKAPTDKIHPMPFPGLNIDNLPFFALIGAVAEGSTMIHDWVYENRAIYLTELTKVGGRVQLLDPHRVIVEGPTKWRAAEVVCPPALRPAVVVLLAMLAAPGTSVLRNVYVINRGYEDLAERLNKLGATIEVFRDI, from the coding sequence GTGACCCAGACCTACCTCACCCGTATCGGCGGTCTCATCCGCGACGCCCGGCGCCACAAGGGCATGACGCAGAACGACCTCGCCGAGCTGCTGGCCACCTCGCAGAGCGCGGTCGCGCGCATTGAGCAGGGGCGCCAGAACCTCAGCCTGGACATGCTGGCCAAGATCGGTGACGCGCTCGACTCCGAGTTCGTCAGCCTCGGCCACTCCGGCCCGCAGCACCTGCGCATCGTGGGCGGGCAGCGCCTGTCCGGCTCGATCGACGTCAAGACCTCGAAGAACGCGGCCGTCGCGCTGCTCTGCGCCTCGCTGCTCAACCGCGGCCGCACGACACTGCGCAACCTCGCGCGCATCGAGGAGGTCAACCGCATCCTCGAGGTGCTCGGCTCACTCGGGGTCAAGACCCGCTGGCTGCCCGACAGCAGCGACCTCGAGATCACGCCCCCGGCCCGCCTCGACCTCGACTCGATCGACGTCGCGGCCGCCCGCCGTACGCGCACGGTCATCATGTTCCTCGGTCCGCTGCTGCACGACTACGACGCATTCGAGCTGCCCTACGCCGGCGGCTGCGACCTCGGTACCCGCACCGTCGAGCCGCACCTGTCGGCGCTGCGCGCGTTCGGCCTCGAGGTCACGGCGACCCACGGGTTCTACGAGGCGCGCTCCGATCGCAGCGTCAACCCGCAGCGCGCGATCGTCCTCACCGAGCGCGGCGACACCGTGACCGAGAACGTCCTCATGGCAGCCGCGCGGTACGAGGGCACGACGGTCATCCGCAACGCCAGCCCGAACTACATGGTGCAGGACCTCTGCTTCTTCCTCGAGAAGCTCGGCGTGCGCATCGACGGCATCGGCACGACGACCCTGACGGTGCACGGCAAGGGCGTCATCGACATCGACGTCGAGTACTCCCCCAGCGAGGACCCGATCGAGGCCATGAGCCTGCTGGCCGCCGCCGTCGTCACCGACAGCGAGATCACCATCCGCCGGGTGCCGATCGAGTTCATCGAGATCGAGCTCTCGACCCTCGACGGCATGGGCATGAAGTACCGCCTCTCCGACGAGTACGTCTCGGCCAACGGCAAGACCCGCCTCGTCGACCTCACGACAATCTCGGGCCCGCTCAAGGCGCCGACCGACAAGATCCACCCGATGCCCTTCCCCGGCCTCAACATCGACAACCTGCCGTTCTTCGCGCTCATCGGCGCGGTGGCCGAGGGCAGCACGATGATCCATGACTGGGTGTACGAGAACCGGGCCATCTACCTCACCGAGCTGACCAAGGTCGGCGGGCGCGTGCAGCTGCTCGACCCGCACCGGGTCATCGTCGAGGGCCCGACGAAGTGGCGCGCGGCCGAGGTCGTCTGCCCGCCGGCCCTGCGGCCTGCCGTCGTCGTGCTGCTCGCGATGCTCGCCGCGCCGGGCACGTCGGTGCTGCGCAACGTCTACGTCATCAACCGCGGCTACGAGGACCTCGCCGAGCGCCTCAACAAGCTCGGCGCCACCATCGAGGTCTTCCGCGACATCTGA